taaatgtccatccaaATGAGAtgattagtttaaaattttatagtgcAACATGGGAGGTAATACTGTTGAGCAGCTATTTAAAACTATGtcatgatgctttaaaaatattcagtgacaTGTGAAATGCTTTATGTTATAGTAATAAGTGAAAATAGTAGGGAACCAAATAGTGGCaatttgtgtttatatatacatatggagagagagagcgTGCACGAGTGCATTGGCTGACTTAAGCTATACCACTAACTGCATAATTTGGACAATTATTagtctctgatcctcagtttccaaacctgtaaaatgggtacaataaGAGCTACTTGACAGGGCTCCATGAGATAGTGGATGTGAAGTGCTTAGCGCAGCACCTGGCACTCTCAAAAGCATTAACAGTAGTTCAACTCAGTGCTTTTTCATTCTCCCAAATATTTATGTAGAGTCCTTGAGCTGCTCTTTTTGTTTGGAACTTTGTTTGGTAAATCTGTACTCATTCTTCAAGATTCTCTTTAATTGTACTATGATGCCTTGACTGCTCCTATGTTcgtcaaaacaaaaacactaagcTTTAAACCCCAAAGGTACATTTCAGTAGAAATTAAAACAGTACCTTTTATCTCACAAACATAATAGTGattaaaagaagtcagacaaaagagttaaaagcagggactcagatacttgtacctcaatgttcatagcaatattatttacaaacATTCTTTACAACATTATTccccaaaggtggaaacaacacaaatgcccactgatagatgaatgaataaagaaaatgtatatacatacaatagaacattactcaaccttaaaaaggaatgaaattttgatgAGATACACAGATGatccttgaaaacatgctaagtgaaataaaccagacaaaaaaggacaaatattgtatgattccacttacatgagatacctagaataggcaaattcataaagaaagtagaatgatggggAGGGAAAATGGATACAAGAAAATGGATAATGATGATGGGtacacaatattgtgaatcacTGCCACTGAATTAGCcacttaaaactgaaaatttcatgtatcttttaccacaataaaaagactCATCGGGGTAGGTATTGCTCAATGGTAGAGCAAATACTTAGCATGCacacgtcctgggttcaatccccagtaccttcattaaaaaaaaaaaaaaaaggttggaaaaaaaagtaaaaaaaaaagccagacaccaAACAGTGCAtacatactgtttgattccacttataccaaaaacagaaacagaaaactaatCTATTGTAACGGAAGTCAGAATAGTCACTTTTTGGAAGTTAGTGGCTGGAAGAGGATTGAAGAGGGGTTCTAGGGTCATTTTCTATGTCTTGATCTGCGTCCTAGTTCCACTTGTGTGTCCAGTTGGTGAAAACCACCGAGCTCTTTGTTTATAAGTTTACCCGTCTGCATCATTTATGCTTTAATCAATAGTTCGCCGGAAAAtaacaaaaaccccaaaatgtcTTTAGAACaaattttaattgcaaaaaaTCTAGATAACTTCTTGGAAGCTGAAtctttttccctgtcttttttgAGGCTCATGCTTTTCCTGTGTCCTAAGCCTGCAATGAATCTGTGCCTTCTTTGAAATGCCTTCTCGCCACCTTTACCAAGGTTTCACACTACCTGGGGCCGCATTCTCGGAACACCTGCTGGTGACTAAattgtttccttgtctgtctcccGACTAGCCCTGAGTTGAACTCTTGGAGGTCAGAAATACCAGTCCCTACTAACTCCGCTAACCTGGAGCTCAGTTAGCTGTCCAGAGCAGTAATAAATCCAAAATCAGCCCGGGAGGCTGGGAGCAACGCCTGAAAAACCCTGCAAAGAGGAAAACGCCAACCTGGTCTGACCAACGGTGCTAGCCCACTCCGACTTCTAGAGGCGAAGCCACGCCCCTTACCCAAGCACCTCCCCTAACTccctcctggccccgcccctccacTGGGCCCCTTAGGCCCCGCCTACCAGGCGTGGCCCAGACCCAGGAGGACCAGTATCCCGCCAACAATGACTCCGCCCCTCCTTCCGCTGAGAAACCTGtcccttttatttaaagaatacgTTTACGTCAGCCCGCCTTACGTATATTTTCGTCATCAGTGCAAGGCGCGGAGGCGGAACTTCCTGTCTGGTTCTAACAGCTTCCGGGAGAAGCCGGAAGAGACCGGACTGTGGACAGAATTGGGGCTTGccatcccctcccctggcccctacAGAAAGGTGAGTCCCTGGGCCATCCTGGCGAAGTCAAAACACTTAGTCTGGCCGTTTCAGGTGAGGATCTCCTAACTTATTCAGGCGCAATACCGCTCCAGTCCCTCTAATTTCCCATGTTCCCCCGCGTACtgaagccccgcccccagcctcccagccccgccccgaaGTTTGAGGGGTGTGGATGGTTTGTGACCCCCCTCACCCGACTCTACCCTTCACGGGATAGGATAACTGGGTTTGGGCACGGCTGCCGGAGCTAGGCAGCCTTTCGGCTCGGGTGGACCCATGGACCTCTCTTCAGCGCCGCGGAGATAGGACCGCCCAAACACGGAGCCTTCGCCTCAGAAAAGGCAGGATCGGGGACCCCCTCCTCACCGCGCCGTCCGGGTCACTTACAGGTTGAGGAGAGAGCAAAGGCCTCTGAGGAGGGAGACCTGGGGTCctgtccagcccctccccacgAAAGTTCCCTGTGCCTGCGCCAGTCGTTTTTGCCTCTGTTCGCCGTAGTTTCCTGTAAATCAGGGTTAATGACATTAACCATCTTACCATCAGGGGTTAGTTGTGGGAGTGACAAATAATCGCTACTATTTACTTACTGAACACTTGcaacgtgccaggcactgtgctaagtattttGCTTCGATGATTTCCCATCATCTTCaaaacaaccttatgaggtaggtactattcttaaccccattttactgatgagaaagctgaggctctgagaaaGTTGTCTGAGGTTACGGAGCTAGTAAGAGGCATAACGGGGCTTATAAttagttggggtttttttcctgacCTCAGGGCCCATGTACTAAATAAGGATGTGGAAACTATTCAGATGTTGATACGTTACACAAATATTCTTTGAGCAACTACTGTGAGATTAGGCTGGGCACTATGGTGCACAGAGAAATACATGTCGTCCTTGTTTTCCAGGAGTCTAGTAGAGAGATGACAGGTAGATAAGTATAATGAAGTTTTATAGGTGCTGTGAGAATAGTCTGGTAATGATAATCATCAGACTGGATTTGCCCAGGGACAGCTGTGAAAGCAGCAGATTCTGTAAGGTAAAGAGTAGTTACTCTAAGGAGCAAGCAAAaatccttcctgcctttctgagAAACTGCCGAGAGAGAACATAGTACAAGAAGAGAGACTGAGATACCAATTGCAAGAGCCATTTTGGAATCTTTTCCAAATCAGTTCTACTCGGATAGTGGTTTTGCAGTTGTGAGCCTATGGTGACCCAGGAGGGTGGTGGTTCTGGCGTCTCTCCTGCTTCACTGCCAGGAGATTTTCAGAGGAGACAGACACGATGTTTGTTGCATAGTGTCTGTTGATGGCCCCTACAGAGTTGTCTCTTTGGGGTGGGCTGACTTTGCTTTTGATGATAAATTAGTTTTCTTTGGCTCTTGACATCTGGACCCAGATCTGTGACCGTGAATGAGATTAGGTTCAAATGAGACAGTCTGGCAAGAGTGCGTGCACTATGCCTCCAAAGGGGCCCCCAAATAAAAAATTCCAGGCTTTTTTGTTCTCTCTGAAGTCACCTTGGAGGCATCTCAGGGGAGCATAGTTGCTTTACCAAGTAATAGAAATCCTAGTGAACTTCAGGGCACAAAGAAGCAAATGTTCTCCCCGCCTACCAAAAAAGCAATAAGCAGTAGCAGTAGCAGCAAAGTTGTAAGGTTTTCCTGATGATCCATGCTCATTGTAGGGTTGGAATGTGAGAGAGGAAGGGTGGAACCTAAAAGCCAGCGTTTCACAATAGAGGCAAAGGGTAAGTCCTTAGCTGTAGGTTGGGGGTCCAGAGTTCAGAAGGTTTGTGCCCCTTTCTATACAGGACACAGAACTCCATTTTCTTTCTGGGCTTGGTCAGTTAGAACCTAAACAAACAGGAAATCTGGTTGCAACCCTCATGCCCTGCTGATGCTGTCCCCCTTTGTTCCTGCAGTGTGGACCCATTCAGCAGCCAGGCCATGGAGATCTCTGATGTCACCCTTATTGAGGGTGTGGGTAATGAGGTGACTGTGGTGGCAGGTGTGGTGGTGCTGATTCTAGCCTTGATCCTAGCTTGGCTCTCTACCTACGTAGCAGACAGCAGTAGCAACCAGCTCCTGGGCACTATTGTGTCAGCTGGCGACACATCCGTCCTCCACCTGGGGCACGTGGACCATCTGGTGGCGGGCCAAGGCACCCCAGAGCCCACCGAACTTCCCCATCCATCAGAGGGTAATGATGAGAAGGCTGAAGAGGCTGGCGAAGGTGGGGGAGACTCCACAGgggagcctggagctgggggtggtgtTGAGCCCAGCCTTGAGCATCTGCTTGACATCCAAAGCCTGCCCAAAAGACAAGTGGGCCCAGAGAGCAGCAGTCCAGAGGCGCCCCTGAGATCCGAGGACAGCaactgcctccctcccagccccagcctcatcAATGTGCGGCTCAAATTCCTCAATGACACCGAGGAGCTGGCTGTGGCCAGGCCCGAGGATACTGTGggtgctctgaagaggtaagtgGGCTGGGAAGTGGGAAGCTGCTCATACCCCATGCCCCTAGACCTTGTTCATCTCGGAAGAGGCTGATACAGATATTGGAGCAGGGAAGTGTTGGGTCCAGCTGCTTCGGGGCAGGTTGGGGAATACTTCCTTAGTAACTCACCCTGCTGCAATTTCCCCCCGTTGCCTTGTTTTGTTGGTCCAGGCCTCCTGGCCTTCTCATTCCTCGCCCTCttgtctttccttctgtctctctcatctTTACTATAGTAAATACTTCCCTGGACAAGAGAGCCAGATGAAACTGATCTACCAGGGCCGCCTGCTGCAAGACCCAGCCTGCACACTGCGTTCCCTGAACATTACTGACAACTGTGTGATTCACTGCCACCGCTCACCCCCAGGGTCAGCTGTTCCAGGCCCCTCAGCTTCCCTGGCCCCCTCCTCGGTCACTGAGCCACCCAGCCTCGGTGTCAGTGTGGGCAGCCTCATGGTGCCTGTGTTTGTGGTGCTG
The sequence above is a segment of the Camelus ferus isolate YT-003-E chromosome 16, BCGSAC_Cfer_1.0, whole genome shotgun sequence genome. Coding sequences within it:
- the TMUB2 gene encoding transmembrane and ubiquitin-like domain-containing protein 2 isoform X2, which encodes MEISDVTLIEGVGNEVTVVAGVVVLILALILAWLSTYVADSSSNQLLGTIVSAGDTSVLHLGHVDHLVAGQGTPEPTELPHPSEGNDEKAEEAGEGGGDSTGEPGAGGGVEPSLEHLLDIQSLPKRQVGPESSSPEAPLRSEDSNCLPPSPSLINVRLKFLNDTEELAVARPEDTVGALKSKYFPGQESQMKLIYQGRLLQDPACTLRSLNITDNCVIHCHRSPPGSAVPGPSASLAPSSVTEPPSLGVSVGSLMVPVFVVLLGVVWYFRINYRQFFTAPATVSLVGVTVFFSFLVFGMYGR
- the TMUB2 gene encoding transmembrane and ubiquitin-like domain-containing protein 2 isoform X1; protein product: MISHHLQNNLMSVDPFSSQAMEISDVTLIEGVGNEVTVVAGVVVLILALILAWLSTYVADSSSNQLLGTIVSAGDTSVLHLGHVDHLVAGQGTPEPTELPHPSEGNDEKAEEAGEGGGDSTGEPGAGGGVEPSLEHLLDIQSLPKRQVGPESSSPEAPLRSEDSNCLPPSPSLINVRLKFLNDTEELAVARPEDTVGALKSKYFPGQESQMKLIYQGRLLQDPACTLRSLNITDNCVIHCHRSPPGSAVPGPSASLAPSSVTEPPSLGVSVGSLMVPVFVVLLGVVWYFRINYRQFFTAPATVSLVGVTVFFSFLVFGMYGR